In the genome of Arachis stenosperma cultivar V10309 chromosome 6, arast.V10309.gnm1.PFL2, whole genome shotgun sequence, the window CCAGAAACCTTCCAAATATTCAACTTGCTTTAGTAAGTATAATGTCCTAATCATGGTTACATTGCAATTAGGATTGAATTCCTGTGTTCTATACACGTTACCTTATAATAAGAGTGCGCTTACAGTTGTAGAATCTTGATATGTAATTGTGAATGTGTAAAATTATCTGAACTTATACTTGTGCTACTTTTGCCTTTGATTTCAAGTTCAAGTTCAAgctatcataaaaaattaacgTGGCCACGGGCTAAGATAGGAGCTTGAAATAGAGCATGTGTTGAGATTATGCAATATCTGATCTTCACATGTGATTTAAGTTAATAGAACAGGGGAATGCTTTGAGCCTTATGAGCATTTTTCTTGCATATCCTTTTGCTATTCTTGTAAGGTCAAAATGACgattttaaacaaaatattgTTTGTTGTAGTTCATTACAGGGGTTGGTCTGAAAGCACCCAGCACAAGTTTGAAGACACTTGGCAAGAACAGCGACCAATTGAGATGGTATTAGGAAAAGGTACCTAGATGGATGTTTGAagtatttgatttattttgtcTTTTGGTCGGTACAATCTATGGATTCCTGTCATAATTATTCTAAAACATCTTTGAATTTTCTGATGGAACGTTGTGTCCAAGTCTGGTGATGTTCTTTTCTATTAGGCTTAGACACCTATTCATGAATTTTATCAAATGattgaataaattataaaaatgacaaattttGTCTGATATTTAAGCCTCCCACTCCCGTATCATTAATTCCTTGTTTATGCATCGTTATCTTCCTAGAACTTTGATATCCAAGCACAAGTTGTCCAATATCTTAGTAAACATGAATGCAAAACAAAGTCAAGAAAGTAAAAATGTTGTGGCCATCGTTCTATTGGACTTGTTATCGGATTCCGATGTATTTGTTCTGcaacagaaaagaaagaaatgacTGGCTTGGCCATTGGTGTGGCAAACATGAAAGATGGTGAGCGTGCATTGCTACGTGTGGGTTGGGAATTAGGATATGGCGAGGAAGGAAGTTTTTCTTTCCCCAATGTTCCTCCCAGGGCAGATTTAGTTTATGAAGTCGAGCTTATTGGCTTTGATGAAACAAAAGAAGTAAGTTGCTATTACTTACTTTATATGGCCATGGATTTGGTAAGATACTTATAGAATCTGATTCCATAGGGAAAAGCTCGCAGCGATATGACTGTGGAGGAAAGGATTGGTGCAGCAGATCGTAGAAAGATGGATGGAAATGTTTTGTTTCAGCAAGAAAAACTAGAGGAGGCTATGCAACAGTATGAAATGGTTACACACTCATGTTGCTAATGCTCTTCTACATTGCTAACTAGTATTTATTGCTTTTAGCTCattaaaactttatttttctcttcattTCGGTTTTGGGTTTCACAAAGTTTTACTATCTTGGTTCTTCTTAGGCCATAGCATAtatgggagatgacttcatgttTCAGCTGTTTGGGAAATATAGGGATATGGCTTTGGCTGTAAAGAACCCATGCCATCTTAACATGGCAGCTTGTCTGATTAAGCTGAACCGTTATGAAGAAGCTATAGGACAATGTACAATTGTAAGTAGATTTTACCCAATCAATTCAGCAGAGCTTGATTTTTCTTTGTGAGATTTGTTTAACCTTATTTTGTATTGTATATTCTGATAATCACTATTATAACTCTGGATATAAAAATTGATCATTACAACTTCTCAAGTTCCTTTAACTTAGTTTTTGGTTGTTAATGGAATATAACTACGGAAGTAGAATGATTCTGAAAATATTGCTGTCTATAATGTCATAGCAAAAAATGGAACCAGTTGTGTTCTCTCTGACACGAGAGTTACAGTATCATATCGTAAGGGTTTGTTTAATCTTAGCAGAGGGAAACTTCAAACTCAGTTTCCATTATTGCATAATCACACGGTTCAGTCATTCATATACAGAACTTGTGGATTTCATTGCCACTAGCTTGTTTTGtcatattttgttatttaaGTAAACCTACatagttttcaataattctgtCTCTTCCTCTCCAAGTAGAGAGTTGTTTTACTTCTGGTTCATATGTTCTGCCAAATGATGTTTTATTTTCTCCAAAAAGCAAATCAAGTTATGAAAAACCTtggtttttttaattaaaacagaaattagtttaaaattttacaataaTAGGTACATGAGATTCATTGCTCCCTTGATGTTTGACTGGATGATGGAACTTGAAGGTACTGACTGAGGATGAAAACAATGTCAAAGCTCTATTTAGGAGAGGCAAGTCTAGGGCAGCACTTGGGCAAACAGATGCTGCCAAGGAAGATTTTCAAAAGGCACGCAAGTATGCTCCTGAAGACAAAGCCATTGCAAGAGAATTAAGGTTGCTTGCTGAACACGACAAAGTTGTTTATCAAAAGCAGAAAGAACTATACAAAGGAATCTTTGGACCAAGACCAGAACCAAGATCTAGTAATATGCGAGGTGGTAACTTGCTGATTCTCATTTGGCAGTGGTTGCTTTCACTATTTTATGGCCTTGTTAATCTATTCAAGCGTAAAAGCCCCAAATCTGACTAATTGAATTGAGATGTTTTGATGACTTAACCATTTCTAAGTAAGGGCCACGCATTATGCCTTCGAGGGACtagtctctttttttttctctggTGGTTGTTCTCTGTTGGTGATAGTATCATGTGTAAAAAAATTGTGGTGCTTTCACTCTTCTCTATAGAGGAGTCATGTTTTACAACACTACCAACATGTGTTAATGttacttttttgttttgttggTTTATTTAATATTGGGAATAGTAAGGGAAAATGAAATTCACTAGTGTGACTGAAATCAGATACTTGTGTTGCGTGTGTCCCTTTGGATTTATAGGCTTGTGTCGTTAATCCCAGAGTGGAATATAGCTATCATCATAGATTGTGCCAACATGTTATTCATTCAATACTCTATAATATGATGATGGTTAGTATTTCAAAAAAGATCTTATAAGTGAGAAGatttgtaaaataataaaaaaggacTAAGcacttttaaatttataatttttattatgcaTGAATTTTACTACCTTAATTTAAAGGTGATTAGACTAATCACTTTTCCAAAGCATGCGGTGACAATAGTTGTTGGTCAATGCCTACTAATTCATCTTGAGCTTGTCTACATGCAAAAGGCAAGCAGTCAATAAATCTCAACTCGGTAGTATTTGCTGGGATTGAAATTTCCTTTGGCAATGGATGTGCCAAGAAATGCCACACTTGGTTTCTCCGAAACTTCTTGGATTTCTCCTAGATTGAACTTGAACTTCTCTAGCTGAGCACAGTGACCAAAGCAAGCATACAGATTATAGAGAACACAGTGccagaaatccacttcaagAGATGATAATCTCGAGGAGGATATGATTTCAGAAACGCTCAGTATCAATGATTTTTGAAAGCCGAGAGAAAATCAGATGGCAAGATGTTAATCAAGGTATTGGAAATATATAGCCTTCTCAGGTTGCATAGCTGTTCTATCCGATGTGGAAGTTGTTTTATGTTTCGGCAACCCGAAATGTCGAGAACCATCAACTAAGTGAGTTTTGCCACAGAAGGGATCAATTTCAAATTCCAGCAATTGCTCAATAAAAAGGCACATAGATTCTCTAAGTTAGAAACCGAACCCGGCAGCACCCTAAAAGATCACATGAAATTATACGTAAGATAGACAAGTAAATCTCTTATGAATTTAGAGATATTCATTTAATTTCAATTGAAAATGAAGGAGATTTTTCATTTGAGGGAAGTAGActactaaaaaattttatacttcTTTTTTgcgataaataaaaaaaaggagttTATCAACAATGAAAAGTTGTTAGAGTTTTTCTTCAGTGATAACTTGAGTAAAGAGTAAAAATTTCTAGATTATTTGATCCCAGTGTAAGAGAGATTAAGAACTTTTAGGCTttgcatgaaaataaagaagTCATAAGGTATATTTTGAGAGAAAGAGTTGTATTGCAATAACAGGGAAGTAACAGCTGGATTGCCAAGAAAGATATTATCCCAGCAAGCATGCATATTTTAGTTTATTCAATATTCTGTTTGCTTGTTGAAATGCTATCCACACCCAATACTCAATCAATTCATTTGCATCAACATGATTACCTTCAGTATAGAGAGCACAATATAGAAAACAAGACCTTCAATTTTGTGAAGCTGAATTTCAAACGAGAAAAAACAGATTCTTCCATTTGTTCTATGTTGAGAGCTGAAGCTTTTAACCCCATCAATGAAATCTGCCATTCTGAAATATATCAGTTGCAATCAGTTTGATGTCCGGAGAGGCCAATGCTTCATCCCCAACTTTGATATCTCTATCTGTTTCCATGCCTCGGCATCTCCACAGTTGGTATTGGTATTCCAACTCTTTCAAGAGAGAATGGCTCCCATACATCATCCTGAATCAAGGCAAACTTCTTCCTTCATTGTTGTTTCGTGTTCCATTAGCTTTGTTGTTGGAACTCCATTTTTTTCTCAATAAGTTCTCCCCTCTTTATTCTTGAACTATAATAAAATGGAGAGAAAACACTCGTGCTTCCATTTTCTTGTTCAACTTCCCTTATGATCTTATTTACTTCATTTGCAATCTCATCAACTTGTTTCAGCCACAATTCCACTTCTTTCTTTGAATTCATCCCTTTTTGAAGCCACCTTTGATTTAGCTTGGCCCACAGACTTGAGTATGTTCAAATTTCTTTTTGAGTCTTCTAAGGTGTCTAATATGATGACCAAGTGATTCTTGAAGACAGTTCTGTGTACAGAGGCAGCTCATAACTCCCATGATCACACCAACGATGTTAATagccatttcaaaatcaaatatatatCTGGTTAAGACACAAGGAGGTGCTCTTCAGTTTGGATTAATTATATAGTATGTAGTTTCAATATGTCTAAGAAGATAAGAACAAATCTACAAGTTATTTTACACATTTACATAATTTGAATATAGACTTATTTCAGAAGGATCTGTCATACCTTGCACTTTCTCTTGATGCTGTTTTGCAACGATAGACATTGACTCAATGTCTTGAGTTGAGTGTTGACTATGATAGTGTGACACAATCtaaaaataatcataatcaactactaatataaaataaatgttgaaataggatatacattaaaataacttaaacaatacacgtttatacacaaatatattatgACTTAattggtaatttttttttttacgtatgcatagtattttttatttacaaaactaaaataaatcaCCTCAGCTACTTTTAATATATCTAGTTTGAGTCACGTCACTAACATCATTATCCTACTTGAGTTacatcatttttttaatatatccCGTTTGAATCACGTTACTAACGTCATTATCCAACTTAAGTCATGTCACTAATGCCGTTAAACTCCACTGACGGATATGAGTAAATACATTGGTGcagttttttaaatttgaaaatcaaattatagcaattaaaaagtcaaagaaCAAATAAGTATAACTCAACAATTTTAGAGACTAACATGAAGTTTAattcaatttgaattttttataacaCATGGATATGGggtatataaaatataaaatttattttaaaaattataataatattttattaatattaaaatataaattaatattttttcgtGTGTTggatattttataattatttaaaaataatgtttagttttaataaataataaataggattaaatataattttggtccttaaggtataggttgaaaatttttttcgttcCTAACCTTATTTTGCATACAGAATTGTCCCTAAagtttaaaactaatttttaaaatcatcttttttacttaaatattaaaattttggaccaaattatctataacaaaaaaattataaaaaaaacaaaaaaaagagaaaaagaatgtTTCTGCTCTTGCAAAGagggaaggaag includes:
- the LOC130936663 gene encoding peptidyl-prolyl cis-trans isomerase FKBP42 isoform X1: MDAFANQEDENGVIAESSAFVKGELPAEYSVPPKVDSEVEVLHEKVTKQVIKEGHGQKPSKYSTCFIHYRGWSESTQHKFEDTWQEQRPIEMVLGKEKKEMTGLAIGVANMKDGERALLRVGWELGYGEEGSFSFPNVPPRADLVYEVELIGFDETKEGKARSDMTVEERIGAADRRKMDGNVLFQQEKLEEAMQQYEMAIAYMGDDFMFQLFGKYRDMALAVKNPCHLNMAACLIKLNRYEEAIGQCTIVLTEDENNVKALFRRGKSRAALGQTDAAKEDFQKARKYAPEDKAIARELRLLAEHDKVVYQKQKELYKGIFGPRPEPRSSNMRGGNLLILIWQWLLSLFYGLVNLFKRKSPKSD
- the LOC130936663 gene encoding peptidyl-prolyl cis-trans isomerase FKBP42 isoform X2 — encoded protein: MEEVQAAQPQSLGELPAEYSVPPKVDSEVEVLHEKVTKQVIKEGHGQKPSKYSTCFIHYRGWSESTQHKFEDTWQEQRPIEMVLGKEKKEMTGLAIGVANMKDGERALLRVGWELGYGEEGSFSFPNVPPRADLVYEVELIGFDETKEGKARSDMTVEERIGAADRRKMDGNVLFQQEKLEEAMQQYEMAIAYMGDDFMFQLFGKYRDMALAVKNPCHLNMAACLIKLNRYEEAIGQCTIVLTEDENNVKALFRRGKSRAALGQTDAAKEDFQKARKYAPEDKAIARELRLLAEHDKVVYQKQKELYKGIFGPRPEPRSSNMRGGNLLILIWQWLLSLFYGLVNLFKRKSPKSD